Within the Streptomyces sp. NBC_00554 genome, the region GGCTACGACGACGACCCGGTCACCGCCGACCAGGCGGTCCTGGCCCTCCTCGACGCGCTCGGCGTACGCGGCCCGGATCTGCCACCGTCCGCCGCACGCCAGTACGACGCCTACCGCCAACTCCTCGCCGAGCGGCAGCACCGCATGCTGCTGATCCTGGACAACGCCTCGGACCCGGCCCAGTTCCTCCCCCTGCTGCCCGGCACGGACCGCCACCGCGTACTGATCACCACCCGCGACCGCCCGGACTCCCTCTCAGGCGTTCGCCTCATCGACCTGGAAACGCTGCCTCCCGACGACTCGGCCGCGCTCATCACCCGCGCCCTCCACGATGCCGATGACCGCGACGAACGTCCGGCCCGGGAACCGGACGACCTCCGCGAACTGACCTCTCTCTGCGGCCACTTGCCCCTCGCTCTCCAGATCGCGGCCGCGATGCTGCGCCGCCGCCGCCACCGCGATATCGCCTCACTGGTGGACGAGATCAAACAGGCCGGGGACGCGATGGCCGCACTGGACCACGGCACGCGCGGCACCGATCAGTACGGCCGCTCCCTCGTCCTCCGCCCGGTCCTGGAGACCTCGTACCGCCGCCTGCTTCCCGATCAGGCCCGCCTGCTCCGTCTGCTCACCCTCGCACCGGGCACTGAGACCGGCACCGACGCGGTGGCCGCCCTGGCCGGCCTTGGCATGGAGGCCACGGTGAGCCTCTTGGAGGACCTGGCCGCGAGATGCCTCGTCACACCGGTTTGGGCTGACGAGCGGCCGGGCAACGGCGTGCAGTGGCGGTTGCATGACTTGGTGCGGGCGTTTGGGGTGGGTGTGGTGGCGGGAGATGCGGAGCTGGTGGAGGAGGGGGAGGCGGCGCGGGAACGGGTGCTGGACTTCTATCACGGGTGGGCTGCTGCGGCGGATGACTGGTTGCGGTGGTTGCCGGGGAGGCCGGTGCCGGGGCGGTTCGGGGGGCGGGTGGAGGCGTTGGGGTGGCTGGATGGGGAGCGGGCGGGCTTGGTGGCGGCGGCGGGGTGGGCGGAGCGGGAGCGGTTCGCGAGCACGGCGATGTGGGTGGCCGCACGCCTGTCGTTCTACCTGAGCTGGCGGCGGTATTTCGATGACTGGGTCGCGGTGGGCCGGGCCGCCCGGCAAGCCGCCAACCGTTCCGGAGACCGCACGGCCGAGGCCAATGCGTGGAACGACCTCGGCCTCGCGCTGTGGGGAGCGCGTCGGGTGGCGGAGGCGATCGAGGCGCACACCCGCGCCCGCGACCTGCACCTGGCGGCCGGGCACCGCCTCGGCGAGGCCATCGC harbors:
- a CDS encoding tetratricopeptide repeat protein; translation: MGGIGKTALAVETAHQACSRDWFPGGTLFVDLRGYDDDPVTADQAVLALLDALGVRGPDLPPSAARQYDAYRQLLAERQHRMLLILDNASDPAQFLPLLPGTDRHRVLITTRDRPDSLSGVRLIDLETLPPDDSAALITRALHDADDRDERPAREPDDLRELTSLCGHLPLALQIAAAMLRRRRHRDIASLVDEIKQAGDAMAALDHGTRGTDQYGRSLVLRPVLETSYRRLLPDQARLLRLLTLAPGTETGTDAVAALAGLGMEATVSLLEDLAARCLVTPVWADERPGNGVQWRLHDLVRAFGVGVVAGDAELVEEGEAARERVLDFYHGWAAAADDWLRWLPGRPVPGRFGGRVEALGWLDGERAGLVAAAGWAERERFASTAMWVAARLSFYLSWRRYFDDWVAVGRAARQAANRSGDRTAEANAWNDLGLALWGARRVAEAIEAHTRARDLHLAAGHRLGEAIAWNNLGNALRGAGRVAEAIEAHTRARDLYQDVGDRHREANAWHNLGNALREAGRVAEAIEAQTRARDLYQDVGDRHREASAWHNLGNALRGAGRVAEAVDGYGKALAVYREFEDWYRTGQVLHNLAVVHRSAGRPAEARACWLQAADAYTQAGETAQADHARTRAEEQE